In Microbacterium lushaniae, the following are encoded in one genomic region:
- a CDS encoding phosphohydrolase, protein MAEAGELLEVWVSMAQSDDATWAAARPGPSLAAVAARLSSVPRAFLDDRVSIQALAGDVLGRPVVAASYAQDRRVRQGAALALWLLASETTVEPFDPPLQYATGTSAVDVLALRLAPVTDPLEWLSDDERREEAVRMFLLWCGHFPAGEDAATARSLLEARDSLRRNGALAEAYAAHRHRAEIARRLNEARAREAAARYSSE, encoded by the coding sequence ATGGCTGAGGCCGGGGAACTGCTCGAGGTGTGGGTGTCGATGGCGCAGTCCGACGACGCGACATGGGCCGCCGCGCGTCCCGGACCCTCCCTCGCGGCGGTCGCCGCACGTCTGTCCAGCGTTCCGCGGGCGTTCCTCGATGACCGCGTCTCGATCCAGGCGCTGGCCGGCGATGTGCTGGGGCGTCCGGTCGTAGCGGCCTCCTACGCGCAGGACCGGCGCGTGCGTCAGGGTGCCGCACTCGCGCTGTGGCTTCTGGCCAGCGAGACCACTGTCGAACCGTTCGACCCTCCGCTGCAGTACGCCACAGGGACCTCCGCCGTCGACGTGCTCGCGCTGCGCCTGGCTCCCGTCACCGATCCGCTCGAGTGGCTCTCCGACGACGAGCGCAGGGAGGAGGCGGTGCGCATGTTCCTGCTGTGGTGCGGGCACTTCCCGGCGGGCGAGGATGCGGCCACCGCACGGTCGCTGCTGGAGGCGCGTGACTCCCTGCGCCGTAACGGCGCCCTCGCCGAGGCGTACGCGGCGCATCGGCACCGCGCCGAGATCGCGCGCCGCCTCAACGAGGCGCGGGCGCGGGAGGCCGCCGCAAGGTACTCCAGTGAGTGA
- a CDS encoding CoF synthetase, whose product MSDTGPSDDPLALAEYAAGEAAVLSDAERWPTMDAAGAARLHRWRTHPAAPPWVHETGDRVTPDMLDRVRTPLPTEGWLEEHLETARRLLHYRGRTGLHTLADFPPISRAHLAADIAAFVPLDADLGRILHGTSSGSTGAALLIPDDVEEVARGFHHLVGLVAGAGVAWRPDGERLALVSVVHQRQAFTYVSLVSGFAQRAMVRLNLAAHAWGAASDRAAFLADADPQVITGNPTSLAELLAPDLRGAVRPLALFSGAMALAAPLRADLEAAFGCPVFDVYGLHETRPIAVRTDDGPFRVLDRRVLVETLGPDGRPVADGEVGEITVTAGENPLLPLVRYRTGDFGRLVPLPGGGVGIADLEGREHTVFAGGGGGRIPCVDLTQQLQAHGARGWSVEQSADGSVRARIAGGDADAVAGALRALLGQPLEVERLERVADLGDGKPRRYRSAAR is encoded by the coding sequence GTGAGTGACACCGGCCCCTCCGACGATCCCCTCGCCCTGGCCGAATACGCCGCGGGCGAGGCCGCCGTGCTCAGCGACGCCGAGCGGTGGCCGACGATGGACGCCGCCGGAGCGGCCCGGTTGCACCGCTGGCGCACGCATCCCGCCGCACCCCCGTGGGTGCACGAGACGGGCGACCGCGTCACACCCGACATGCTCGACCGTGTGCGCACGCCGCTGCCGACCGAGGGGTGGCTGGAGGAACACCTCGAGACCGCGCGCAGGCTGCTGCACTACCGGGGCAGGACGGGTCTGCACACCCTCGCCGACTTCCCGCCCATCAGCCGCGCGCACCTGGCCGCCGACATCGCCGCGTTCGTGCCGCTGGACGCCGACCTCGGCCGCATCCTGCACGGCACCAGCTCGGGGTCGACGGGGGCGGCTCTGCTGATCCCCGACGACGTCGAAGAGGTCGCCCGCGGCTTCCACCATCTGGTCGGGCTCGTGGCCGGTGCCGGGGTCGCGTGGCGACCGGACGGGGAGCGGCTCGCGCTGGTCTCGGTCGTGCATCAGCGGCAGGCGTTCACGTACGTCTCGCTCGTGAGCGGGTTCGCGCAGCGCGCGATGGTGCGGCTCAACCTTGCCGCCCATGCGTGGGGCGCGGCATCCGACCGGGCGGCCTTCCTCGCCGACGCCGACCCGCAGGTGATCACGGGCAACCCGACGAGCCTGGCCGAACTCCTCGCCCCCGACCTGCGGGGTGCCGTGCGGCCCCTGGCGCTGTTCTCGGGCGCGATGGCGCTCGCCGCGCCGCTGCGGGCCGACCTCGAGGCCGCCTTCGGATGCCCCGTCTTCGACGTGTACGGGCTGCATGAAACGCGACCGATCGCCGTCCGCACCGACGACGGACCGTTCCGCGTGCTCGATCGACGCGTGCTCGTGGAGACGCTCGGCCCGGACGGGCGCCCCGTCGCCGACGGCGAGGTGGGGGAGATCACCGTGACGGCGGGGGAGAACCCGCTCCTGCCGCTGGTCCGCTACCGCACCGGCGATTTCGGGCGGCTCGTGCCGCTTCCCGGGGGCGGGGTCGGCATCGCCGACCTCGAGGGACGGGAGCACACGGTCTTCGCGGGCGGGGGTGGCGGCCGCATCCCGTGCGTGGACCTCACGCAGCAGCTGCAGGCGCACGGTGCGCGGGGGTGGAGCGTCGAGCAGTCCGCCGACGGGAGTGTGCGCGCGCGCATCGCCGGCGGCGACGCGGATGCGGTGGCCGGCGCGCTGCGCGCCCTCCTCGGCCAGCCGCTCGAGGTCGAGCGGCTCGAGCGCGTCGCCGACCTCGGCGACGGCAAGCCCCGCCGCTACCGCTCCGCCGCCCGCTGA
- a CDS encoding NYN domain-containing protein, whose product MVADRKTWVLVDGENIDATLGGSILGRRPQPEERPRWDRILSFAADAWNQDVRGLFFLNASTNLPMPFVQALLALGYQPVPLSGEPHEKVVDIAIQRTLQALRDREDDVMLVSHDGDFVDDVGALADGSRRLGVLAFEEFRNSAFAAIPGLRFYDLEFDVGAFDAQLPRVRIIPIDEFDPAQFLR is encoded by the coding sequence GTGGTCGCGGACCGCAAGACGTGGGTGCTCGTCGACGGCGAGAACATCGACGCGACCCTGGGGGGCTCCATCCTGGGGCGGCGTCCACAGCCGGAGGAGCGACCCCGCTGGGACCGCATCCTCAGCTTCGCCGCCGACGCGTGGAATCAGGACGTGCGGGGGCTGTTCTTCCTCAACGCCTCCACGAACCTGCCGATGCCGTTCGTGCAGGCCCTGCTCGCGCTGGGGTACCAGCCGGTGCCGCTGTCGGGGGAACCGCACGAGAAGGTCGTCGACATCGCCATCCAGCGGACGCTGCAGGCCCTGCGCGACCGAGAAGACGACGTCATGCTCGTCAGCCACGACGGCGACTTCGTCGACGACGTCGGCGCGCTCGCCGACGGCTCGCGACGTCTCGGAGTGCTGGCGTTCGAGGAGTTCCGCAACTCCGCGTTCGCCGCCATCCCCGGCCTGCGCTTCTACGATCTCGAGTTCGACGTCGGCGCCTTCGATGCGCAGCTGCCGCGGGTGCGCATCATCCCGATCGACGAGTTCGACCCCGCCCAGTTCCTGCGCTGA
- a CDS encoding ATP-binding cassette domain-containing protein, with protein sequence MTTTVPPILEVQNLSVEYRRGRRRTLAVDDVSLQIAPRETLGLVGESGSGKSTIGKAVLGLVRPSSGVIRYDGRDILSLSKAQRRALTKELQVIYQDPHTSLDPTKPIGYSIAEPVQVHEPADKAVVRERVFAMLRRVGLSEDAARRFPAQFSGGQKQRIAIARALILSPRLVVCDEPVSALDLSIQAEVINLMAELQHEMGASYLFISHDLSIVHYLSDRIAVLKQGRIVEQGDAGRVYEDPQREYTQRLLAAAPVPDPELQALRNAAREKDGLDARTDAIASAIR encoded by the coding sequence ATGACGACGACCGTGCCGCCGATCCTGGAGGTGCAGAACCTGTCGGTGGAGTACCGGCGGGGACGCCGCCGCACCCTGGCCGTGGACGACGTGAGCCTGCAGATCGCGCCCCGCGAGACGCTCGGCCTCGTGGGCGAATCCGGCTCGGGCAAATCCACCATCGGCAAGGCTGTGCTCGGCCTGGTGCGCCCCAGCAGCGGCGTCATCCGCTACGACGGACGCGACATCCTCTCGCTCTCCAAGGCGCAGCGGCGGGCGCTGACGAAGGAGCTGCAGGTCATCTATCAGGACCCGCACACGTCGCTGGATCCCACCAAGCCCATCGGCTACTCGATCGCCGAACCCGTGCAGGTGCACGAACCGGCCGACAAGGCCGTCGTCCGCGAACGCGTGTTCGCCATGCTGCGGCGGGTGGGGCTGAGCGAGGACGCCGCGCGGAGGTTCCCCGCCCAGTTCTCCGGTGGGCAGAAGCAGCGGATCGCGATCGCCCGTGCGCTGATCCTCTCGCCCCGGCTCGTGGTGTGCGACGAGCCCGTCAGCGCCCTCGATCTGTCCATCCAGGCGGAGGTCATCAATCTGATGGCCGAACTCCAGCACGAGATGGGCGCCAGCTACCTCTTCATCTCCCACGATCTGTCGATCGTCCACTACCTGTCCGACCGCATCGCCGTGCTCAAACAGGGGCGGATCGTCGAGCAGGGAGACGCCGGGCGCGTGTACGAGGATCCGCAGCGCGAGTACACGCAGCGGCTGCTGGCCGCGGCCCCCGTGCCCGATCCCGAGCTGCAGGCGCTGCGCAATGCGGCCAGGGAGAAGGACGGGCTCGATGCCCGCACCGACGCCATCGCGAGCGCGATCCGCTGA
- a CDS encoding alpha/beta fold hydrolase has product MPLQTIDDAELWYDEYGPDDAPETILSCAMGFAGTGYPEDLAEPPTGYKVYTIQARGFGRSTRAGEPPSEGWLTRWADDVVAFADARGIDRFVYTGASHGAGIGWYIAVRNPHRLKAFVSVVGTPHDRFGVTDSSEGRREVIRARLAGDTGSIRAQLEKLGGWLHEDEVERRAERDRFLDAAVATTLTRDEDESRINQGMPFPEAKTNDELAAILRTVRVPTLMLAGMRDGIVSPESSLRGVMSVRDSKAVFFESEGHFMTQEIPERLIREVRLFLDEINGTAQPEPRHSRDNTKVDTI; this is encoded by the coding sequence ATGCCCCTGCAGACGATCGACGACGCCGAGCTCTGGTACGACGAGTACGGCCCCGACGACGCACCGGAGACGATCCTGTCGTGCGCGATGGGCTTCGCCGGCACCGGCTACCCCGAAGACCTCGCCGAACCGCCCACGGGCTACAAGGTCTACACGATCCAGGCGCGCGGGTTCGGGCGCTCGACTCGCGCAGGCGAGCCGCCCAGCGAAGGCTGGCTGACGCGCTGGGCCGATGACGTCGTGGCCTTCGCCGATGCCCGCGGGATCGACCGATTCGTCTACACCGGCGCATCGCACGGCGCGGGTATCGGATGGTACATCGCCGTGCGCAACCCGCACCGCCTGAAGGCTTTCGTGTCCGTCGTGGGCACCCCGCACGACCGCTTCGGGGTGACCGACTCCTCAGAAGGGCGCCGCGAGGTCATCCGCGCGCGCCTGGCCGGCGACACCGGCTCCATCCGCGCGCAGCTGGAGAAGCTCGGCGGCTGGCTGCACGAAGACGAGGTCGAGCGCCGTGCGGAGCGCGACCGGTTCCTGGATGCGGCGGTGGCCACGACCCTGACCCGTGACGAGGACGAATCGCGCATCAACCAGGGGATGCCCTTCCCCGAGGCCAAGACGAACGACGAGCTCGCCGCGATCCTGCGCACCGTCCGGGTTCCGACCCTCATGCTCGCAGGCATGCGCGACGGCATCGTCTCGCCGGAGTCGTCCCTGCGCGGTGTCATGAGCGTCCGCGACTCCAAGGCGGTGTTCTTCGAGAGCGAGGGGCACTTCATGACCCAGGAGATCCCCGAGCGGCTCATCCGCGAAGTGCGGCTGTTCCTGGACGAGATCAACGGCACGGCTCAACCCGAACCGCGCCATTCCCGCGACAACACGAAGGTGGACACGATATGA
- a CDS encoding ABC transporter substrate-binding protein, with product MTAQQRPRRRGALRRAGSIVAALALVAGLAACTPTADEGGEGTGGATGERGEELVLQFRGAPMSLDPALQGTASGSVFTVLAYDPLIYQAPDGSLQPSLATEWEFTNDDNSVFEFTLRDDVEFASGEPLTPEAVVASMEYFVAKGGGNMPRVGPIEAVEAVDDSTVRITYSAPFADAPMSLTQTIMLGNIIGPDGLADPASLLQTMDGTGQYTYDADESVPDSEYIYERNPNYWNPDAQMWDRVKVQVITDPNAVLNAASTGQIDFGLGSPLLASAAESAGLEIVSAPFYNWALRLADVGGEVNPALADERVRAAIALAIDREAIVNALGGEHMSASDQLVVEGTAGYNDDIGWEFDLEEARRLMAEAGYEDGFEMTVLDSSLQDQQSQIALAISSALEEIGIQVTLEVDSTSIPSFAEKAESKQYEAVLWASNGGVGNAYADLRSVDTMSNPFGFLDEEMEKLYAESLGLTGDERQAVYERMSERWQEVAVTVPILTQYFVNYVGPKVTNVKASPQNPVMLPVGPEPEYNWQPAE from the coding sequence ATGACAGCACAACAACGACCGCGCCGCCGCGGTGCGCTCCGACGAGCGGGCAGCATCGTCGCTGCCCTGGCCCTGGTGGCAGGCCTGGCCGCGTGCACCCCGACCGCCGATGAGGGCGGAGAGGGCACCGGAGGCGCCACTGGCGAGCGCGGAGAAGAGCTGGTCCTGCAGTTCCGAGGAGCCCCCATGAGCCTGGACCCTGCGCTGCAGGGGACGGCGAGTGGCTCGGTCTTCACGGTGCTGGCCTATGACCCGCTCATCTACCAGGCGCCAGACGGCAGTCTGCAGCCCTCGCTGGCCACCGAGTGGGAGTTCACCAACGACGACAACAGCGTGTTCGAGTTCACGCTGCGCGACGACGTGGAGTTCGCCAGCGGCGAGCCCCTGACCCCCGAAGCGGTGGTCGCGTCGATGGAGTACTTCGTCGCCAAGGGTGGCGGCAACATGCCGCGCGTCGGTCCCATCGAAGCCGTCGAAGCCGTCGACGACTCGACCGTGCGGATCACCTACAGCGCGCCGTTCGCCGATGCGCCGATGTCGCTCACCCAGACGATCATGCTGGGCAACATCATCGGCCCCGACGGCCTGGCCGACCCGGCGTCGTTGCTGCAGACGATGGACGGCACCGGCCAGTACACGTACGACGCGGACGAGTCCGTGCCCGACTCGGAGTACATCTACGAGCGCAACCCCAACTACTGGAACCCCGACGCGCAGATGTGGGATCGCGTGAAGGTGCAGGTCATCACGGATCCGAACGCCGTCCTCAACGCCGCATCCACCGGCCAGATCGACTTCGGGCTCGGCAGCCCGCTGCTGGCGTCGGCGGCCGAGTCGGCGGGCCTGGAGATCGTGTCCGCGCCGTTCTACAACTGGGCGCTGCGACTGGCCGACGTCGGGGGCGAGGTCAACCCCGCCCTCGCCGACGAGCGGGTGCGCGCCGCGATCGCCCTCGCGATCGACCGTGAGGCGATCGTGAACGCGCTCGGCGGCGAGCACATGTCAGCCAGCGACCAGCTCGTGGTCGAGGGCACCGCCGGGTACAACGACGACATCGGGTGGGAGTTCGACCTCGAAGAGGCCCGTCGCCTGATGGCCGAAGCCGGGTACGAGGACGGGTTCGAGATGACGGTGCTGGACAGCAGCCTGCAGGACCAGCAGTCGCAGATCGCGCTGGCCATCTCCAGCGCCCTCGAGGAGATCGGCATCCAGGTCACCCTGGAGGTCGACTCCACCAGCATCCCCTCCTTCGCCGAGAAGGCGGAGTCCAAGCAGTACGAGGCGGTCCTGTGGGCCAGCAACGGCGGCGTCGGCAACGCGTATGCGGATCTGCGCAGCGTCGACACGATGTCCAACCCGTTCGGGTTCCTCGACGAGGAGATGGAGAAGCTGTACGCCGAGAGCCTGGGGCTCACCGGCGACGAGCGTCAGGCCGTGTACGAGCGCATGAGCGAGCGCTGGCAGGAGGTCGCGGTCACCGTCCCGATCCTCACGCAGTACTTCGTGAACTACGTCGGCCCGAAGGTGACCAACGTCAAGGCGTCGCCGCAGAACCCGGTGATGCTCCCGGTGGGTCCGGAGCCGGAGTACAACTGGCAGCCCGCCGAGTGA
- a CDS encoding CapA family protein, with amino-acid sequence MSIRIAAVGDIVLQYGDPDPYFVASAPVTRASDVAIGQIEVPHTTETAVTALTVPSPPSDPAHLRAMADAGYDIGTVAGNHVFDLGTKGVLDTLSAAHEAGIVTTGTGANLAAAMVPAIVERKGVRVGVLSFNCVGPRESWATSKKAGSAFVKVLTHYDLDDLNPGNPPQVYTFADRRSLQQMSTAIESLRREVDVVVVALHKGYGHTPARIDDYEYEISHAAVDAGADAVVGHHSHIMRGIEMYRGKAIFHGLGNFVTVTDALTPSPDSDSEELKAWARRRVEMYGFSPDPDMPGYPFHPESRNTAIAILDVDESGIHAGFIPCWIDGDAAPVPLARGERDSVADYIEDISRRAGLQTRFEWEGDVVRVS; translated from the coding sequence ATGAGCATCCGCATCGCAGCCGTCGGCGACATCGTCCTCCAGTACGGCGATCCCGATCCGTACTTCGTCGCCAGTGCCCCCGTGACCCGCGCGAGCGACGTCGCCATCGGGCAGATCGAGGTGCCGCACACGACCGAGACCGCCGTCACCGCGCTCACCGTCCCCTCGCCGCCCTCTGACCCCGCCCACCTGCGCGCGATGGCGGATGCGGGCTACGACATCGGCACCGTCGCCGGCAACCACGTGTTCGACCTGGGCACCAAGGGAGTCCTCGACACGCTCTCGGCGGCGCACGAAGCGGGCATCGTCACGACCGGCACGGGCGCGAACCTGGCAGCGGCAATGGTGCCCGCCATCGTCGAACGCAAAGGCGTGCGCGTCGGAGTCCTGAGCTTCAACTGCGTCGGCCCGCGGGAGTCCTGGGCCACGAGCAAGAAGGCCGGCAGCGCCTTCGTCAAGGTGCTCACCCACTACGACCTCGACGACCTGAACCCGGGCAACCCGCCCCAGGTCTACACCTTCGCCGATCGGCGGTCGCTGCAGCAGATGAGCACCGCGATCGAGTCGCTCCGGCGCGAGGTCGACGTCGTCGTCGTCGCCCTGCACAAGGGATACGGCCACACTCCGGCCCGCATCGACGATTACGAGTACGAGATCTCCCACGCCGCCGTCGATGCCGGCGCCGACGCCGTCGTCGGGCATCACTCGCACATCATGCGGGGCATCGAGATGTACCGCGGCAAGGCGATCTTCCACGGCCTGGGCAACTTCGTCACCGTCACCGACGCTCTCACCCCGAGCCCCGACAGCGACTCCGAAGAGCTCAAGGCCTGGGCGCGGCGCCGCGTGGAGATGTACGGCTTCTCCCCCGACCCCGACATGCCCGGATACCCCTTCCACCCCGAGAGCCGCAACACCGCGATCGCGATCCTCGACGTCGACGAGAGCGGCATCCACGCCGGTTTCATCCCGTGCTGGATCGATGGCGACGCCGCCCCCGTGCCCCTGGCCCGCGGCGAGCGCGACTCCGTCGCCGACTACATCGAGGACATCTCCCGCCGGGCAGGACTGCAGACCCGCTTCGAGTGGGAGGGTGACGTCGTCCGCGTGTCATAA
- a CDS encoding MarR family winged helix-turn-helix transcriptional regulator, which produces MTRRLEPSPSASPDPTLRHALRHVSKQFSGQLQRRIQEHGVSHAEYVAMFALKRLPNLSSAEVSRWTGVTPQAGNQIVKGLLERDLVRRQPSRDHGRVLLIELTDEGRRVIEACEREANDLENQMCQGMTGAQRSELMSLLRLAAAGLGSPISSPAR; this is translated from the coding sequence GTGACACGCCGCCTCGAGCCATCCCCGTCCGCCAGCCCGGATCCGACGCTGCGGCACGCACTGCGGCACGTGTCCAAGCAGTTCTCCGGGCAGCTGCAGCGGCGGATCCAGGAGCACGGCGTGAGTCACGCGGAGTACGTCGCGATGTTCGCCCTCAAGCGGCTGCCGAACCTCTCCAGCGCCGAAGTGTCGCGGTGGACCGGTGTGACACCGCAGGCGGGCAACCAGATCGTGAAAGGGCTGCTGGAGCGCGACCTCGTTCGGCGGCAGCCGTCCCGGGACCACGGACGCGTACTCCTGATCGAACTCACGGACGAGGGGCGCCGGGTGATCGAGGCGTGCGAACGTGAGGCCAACGACCTGGAGAACCAGATGTGTCAGGGGATGACCGGTGCGCAGCGCAGTGAGCTGATGTCGCTTCTGCGCCTCGCCGCCGCGGGACTTGGCAGCCCCATCTCCTCGCCCGCACGATAG
- a CDS encoding dipeptide/oligopeptide/nickel ABC transporter permease/ATP-binding protein — protein sequence MVASNRRNLFVDVMRRPLGAAAAVYLALVVLASALAPVLAPHDPLKQTLSAVRQGPSAEYPLGTDAMGRDLLSRLLYGGQESLIGVAQALVVALVIAVPLGIASGYFGGWFDRVVMRCIDINMAIPNLIVTLAVLAIFRNSMFAAMVVYGILVSASAARVIRSAALGVREELYIDAARTTGLGGLQILVRHIFPRTLGVIIVQAAMLSAIALGVQTGLAFLGFGPPPPEPTWGGMVGEASSMLQFHTWMILPTAGVITLTTLAFGLLGDAVRDANAEAIQRPMRPSTPRSRAERGQAQAARVAAAEAADAVSPPPADTLLSVRGLTVAFGSGDDETIVVDGADFDIRRGETVGLVGESGSGKTVTAMAVLGLLAQGGRVLSGRIWFDGVDISGYSPAQYRALRGTKMAMISQEPMVALDPAFRIGFQLAEVIRTHHKISWRAARKRAVELLAAVRLPDPEHVASLYPHQVSGGMAQRVAIAIALAGRPELLIADEPTTALDVTVQAEILDLLRALQRRLGMAILFVTHDWGVVADICDRAVVMYAGQVVEHATVVEMFRDPLHPYTQALQASDPHNAVKGEPLPTIGGVVPPPGHWPQGCHFAARCRFVTDACRVGRIPQEDRGEGRDARCIRIDVARAARVEEGVR from the coding sequence GTGGTGGCGAGCAACCGGCGGAACCTGTTCGTCGACGTCATGCGCCGCCCGCTGGGCGCGGCGGCCGCCGTGTACCTCGCGCTCGTCGTGCTGGCCTCGGCGCTCGCACCCGTGCTGGCGCCCCACGATCCGCTGAAGCAGACGCTCAGCGCCGTGCGGCAGGGGCCCTCGGCGGAGTACCCGCTCGGCACCGACGCCATGGGGCGCGACCTGCTCAGCCGCCTGCTCTACGGAGGGCAGGAGTCGCTCATCGGGGTGGCGCAGGCCCTCGTCGTCGCGCTCGTGATCGCGGTGCCGCTGGGCATCGCCTCCGGGTACTTCGGCGGATGGTTCGACCGTGTCGTGATGCGCTGCATCGACATCAACATGGCCATCCCCAACCTCATCGTGACCCTCGCGGTGCTGGCGATCTTCCGCAACAGCATGTTCGCCGCCATGGTCGTCTACGGCATCCTCGTCTCGGCCTCCGCGGCGCGCGTCATCCGCAGCGCTGCCCTCGGGGTGCGGGAGGAGCTCTACATCGACGCCGCCCGAACGACGGGCCTGGGCGGTCTGCAGATCCTCGTGCGCCACATCTTCCCGCGCACACTCGGCGTCATCATCGTGCAGGCGGCGATGCTCAGCGCCATCGCGCTGGGCGTGCAGACCGGACTGGCCTTCCTCGGCTTCGGTCCACCGCCGCCCGAGCCGACGTGGGGCGGAATGGTCGGCGAGGCATCCTCGATGCTGCAGTTCCACACGTGGATGATCCTGCCCACCGCGGGCGTGATCACCCTGACGACCCTCGCCTTCGGCCTGCTCGGCGACGCCGTGCGCGACGCCAATGCCGAGGCCATCCAGCGTCCGATGCGCCCGTCGACCCCCCGCTCGCGCGCAGAACGCGGCCAGGCCCAGGCGGCCCGCGTGGCCGCCGCCGAGGCCGCGGATGCCGTGTCGCCTCCGCCGGCGGACACCCTCCTCAGCGTCCGCGGCCTCACCGTGGCCTTCGGCTCCGGAGATGACGAGACGATCGTCGTCGACGGCGCGGACTTCGACATCCGTCGCGGCGAGACGGTCGGGCTCGTCGGCGAATCCGGCTCCGGCAAGACCGTGACGGCGATGGCCGTGCTGGGCCTGCTGGCGCAGGGCGGGCGGGTCCTGTCGGGGCGGATCTGGTTCGACGGCGTCGACATCTCGGGGTACTCCCCGGCCCAGTACCGCGCGCTGCGGGGCACGAAGATGGCGATGATCTCGCAGGAGCCGATGGTCGCGCTGGACCCCGCGTTCCGCATCGGCTTCCAGCTCGCCGAGGTCATCCGCACGCACCACAAGATCAGCTGGCGCGCGGCGCGCAAGCGGGCCGTCGAGCTGCTGGCAGCCGTGCGGCTCCCCGATCCCGAGCACGTCGCCTCCCTGTATCCGCATCAGGTCTCCGGCGGGATGGCGCAGCGCGTGGCGATCGCGATCGCCCTCGCCGGCCGGCCGGAGCTCCTCATCGCCGACGAGCCGACCACGGCACTGGATGTGACCGTGCAGGCCGAGATCCTCGACCTGCTGCGGGCGCTGCAGCGCCGCCTGGGCATGGCGATCCTGTTCGTCACCCACGACTGGGGTGTCGTGGCCGACATCTGCGATCGCGCCGTGGTCATGTACGCGGGCCAGGTGGTGGAGCACGCCACCGTGGTGGAGATGTTCCGCGATCCGCTGCACCCCTACACCCAGGCGTTGCAGGCATCCGACCCGCACAACGCCGTCAAGGGCGAGCCGCTCCCCACGATCGGCGGGGTCGTCCCGCCGCCGGGGCACTGGCCGCAGGGATGCCATTTCGCCGCCCGGTGCCGCTTCGTCACCGACGCGTGCCGCGTGGGGCGCATCCCCCAGGAGGACCGGGGCGAGGGGCGGGATGCCCGCTGCATCCGGATCGACGTCGCGCGTGCGGCCCGCGTAGAGGAGGGTGTCCGATGA
- a CDS encoding ABC transporter permease — MLGKRLLLVIPMVLVVSIIMFFLASLVPGDQARTILGENASPEAVAALREQLGLDLPPIQQYFNWALNALQGDLGSSIYSGEPVMSILAGRLPVTLSLMVLSTLAIGVVGIVLGLASALRGGWLGRVLDAISLVGLAVPGFAIAIFAISLLAVTVRIFPATGYVPINESLGGWLWTLVLPVFALSLGGTTLVAKQVRDSAKDALAKDYVRFLRANGVSETSIVLRHVLKNAAIPAVTVLGIGAIASLTGTVFVENVFVLPGLGTMATQATLNHDLPVLLGIGVLFTLITVFINLLVDIVYGVLNPKVRAA, encoded by the coding sequence ATGTTGGGCAAGCGCCTTCTCCTGGTGATCCCGATGGTGCTGGTCGTCTCGATCATCATGTTCTTCCTCGCCTCGCTCGTGCCGGGCGACCAGGCGCGGACGATCCTCGGCGAGAACGCATCGCCGGAAGCCGTCGCCGCGCTGCGCGAGCAGCTGGGGCTCGACCTCCCGCCGATCCAGCAGTATTTCAACTGGGCGCTCAACGCCCTCCAGGGGGATCTGGGCTCGTCGATCTACAGCGGCGAGCCGGTCATGTCGATCCTGGCCGGGCGGCTCCCCGTCACCCTCTCGCTCATGGTGCTGTCCACGCTCGCCATCGGCGTGGTCGGCATCGTGCTGGGCCTGGCGAGCGCACTGCGCGGCGGATGGCTCGGCCGCGTGCTGGACGCCATCTCCCTCGTGGGTCTGGCCGTCCCCGGCTTCGCGATCGCGATCTTCGCCATCTCGCTGCTGGCGGTGACCGTCCGCATCTTCCCCGCCACCGGCTACGTGCCGATCAACGAGAGCCTGGGGGGATGGCTGTGGACGCTCGTCCTCCCCGTGTTCGCGCTGAGCCTGGGCGGAACGACGCTCGTGGCCAAGCAGGTCCGCGACTCCGCGAAGGACGCCCTGGCGAAGGACTACGTCCGCTTCCTGCGCGCGAACGGGGTGAGCGAGACCTCGATCGTGCTCCGGCACGTGCTCAAGAACGCCGCGATCCCCGCCGTCACGGTGCTGGGCATCGGCGCGATCGCGTCGCTGACGGGCACCGTCTTCGTCGAGAACGTCTTCGTCCTTCCGGGGCTGGGGACCATGGCCACGCAGGCGACGCTGAACCACGACCTTCCCGTGCTGCTGGGCATCGGCGTGCTGTTCACCCTCATCACCGTCTTCATCAACCTCCTCGTCGACATCGTCTACGGGGTTCTCAACCCGAAGGTGAGGGCCGCCTGA